The sequence AAAGGGTTTATGGCGTTGTTCAATAAATGAATTTGAAATTTTGGGTACTACTGTTAACTTCTCATTGCAGAAAACTAAAGAAGCTTGGATTAACGATTTGGGACTTAAGTTAGTAGATCGCGTAGGTTATTTTGGTATTGACCATACTCATGAAGCAGACAAAGATAACACCTATTCTTTAAATTTTATTCTGATCGATAATCATCCAAAGTTAAAGCTGCATAAGCTTACGATGGACGAGCAATGGTTCTTTCATGATGGTTCAGCATTGCAAATTTATATTTTCGATTTGGAGAAAAAGACAGCAACGGTTAAAGTGATAGGCCGGAATACCAATAAAGGGGAAAGGTTACAAGCTATTGCCCCCAAAAATACATGGTTTGGAGCTAAAGTCATAAATGAGGATTTTAATTTAAGCAGTTGCAGCTTAGCACCAGGTTTTCATGAGGAATGCAGTACATCTTTACCAGTTGATGACAAGGAGCGCAAAACTTTTTTAGATCATTTGAAACAAGTTTTTCCGGAATACATTGCTATAATAGACGAACTTTCTTAAATAATGACAGTTTACCTCATTTTGAAAAGAAATATGAGGAAGCCTGCCCGGAGGAAGTGTGGGTTAAGAATTATACATTTCAGAAAGGAGGTTGAAAACAAAAAGAGAATCCGTTTCACTAGTTGTGAGACGGATTCCATTTTTTTATCATTATTATCTTTCGGCTGTCTTAAAGATGGTTTCAAAAACTGATCTTTACCTCAAAATTCTATTTCAAAATCAAAACAGGTAAATGGGTATTTTGATAAAGTCCTTCAGAAATACTTCTGTTCGCCATATAATAAAGGAAGCTATGTCTGCCTGGTAGAGCAATAATAAGATCAGTATGGTTTGAATTCGTAAAAGCCAAAATTCCGTTGATCACATTTTCATCATAAGAATAATAAATACTGCTAGGGATTTCCGTTAAATGCTGATGAATATAGTCTTCCAGTTCTTGCTTCTTATCAGGGTTGATCTCCGTTTTTTCTTTGGTATTGATATTCAGGAATGATAAATGTAGATCCTGTTTCTGTATAATTGATTTGTGCTGAAACAGCCTTTCAAGCTTTTTAATTCCATTCACGTCACAAGGAATCACAATATTGTTAACACTGTTATATTGATAGCTATTGGGAACAATCAAGGTTTTAACAGGACTTGTTCTTGCTATACTGATAATATTATCGGAAACAAAACTTTCATTGGAAGAAGTGGAATCATCACTTCCTAAAATGATCATTTCGATTGACGGCTGATTTTTCAATACTTCATTGATACTTCTTGTCAAAGCCCAATCGCTTAAAAGCCTGGAAACTTTTACCTCTGGTGAAATCTCTGCAGCAATCTTGCTTAACTGGTCAAATCGTAATTCTGTTCTTTCTAAAAGGCTGTTAACACTTTCTTCATTGACGAATGAATGACCTTCTGCAATATGCAGGTAATCAAATTCAGATTCTCCGGCAATCTTTAAAAGAATAATGTTTTGGTAATTATAATTTTTTGCCCACTCAGCGGCGACTTTTACAGCATTTTCTGTAGTTGATGTAAAGTCAATAGGTACAAGGATTGTTTTCATGTTATCTATTTTAAATCCTGATTATTCTAAATTAGCAGTCATTTTTTTTACTAAAAAAAGAGCTTTGTTGATTTCGTCTTCATGAAGGTCACCTGCTGCTTTTTTATACAGCTCCAGTGCCCATGGATACACTTTTTCTACAAGATTTTTCCCTTTTGAAGTAAGAAAGATCTGCTTGTTTCTTCTGTCGTTTTTATAAGCAATCCGTTCTACCAATTCTCTTTTTACAAGGGCATTAATAAGATAGGTGATGCTTGATTTATCTTTGCTTACTTTGTTGGCTATTTCCTGTTGATTGATCCCGTTATTTCTGGAAAGAAGTCCAAGAATTTCAACCAGTTCAACAGAAAGATCAGGATCATACTCATTAACACAAGCCTGAATTTTTTGCCGTAAGCGACTTTTCATTTCAGTCATTGCCCAGCCTAATTCTAGGGCTATTTCGGAAAGGTTATTTTGATTTTCAGACATATCTTTTTTAATAAGGTGAAATCTCAGTTTCCAGATTGGTGCTCCCTAACAAATGTACGGAAAATTAGTTTTAATTTCAACTAATTCAATGTAAAATAGTAATAAGCAACTTTTTATAATTAGGAAAGGTAACTGTAAATTAATAGTTGCATTTTCCAATGTCCAGGCATATAATGCTGCCCGGCTCCTATATAGCAACTGAGAAGTGCTTTCTCAAAATATTGATAGGTAAATAATTTATTCTTGCATGGCAGCCCCAGCGGATGATTTCTCGAATTTTTTTAAAGAAGATTTATTGCGAATAGAAAGTGTATATGAATATTTTAATTCTAGGGATAAGCCGTTTTGATTTCAAAATTTATATAAATGTCTCGTCCTGAAATAAGTTGACAATTAATCAAATTATTATGAAAAATCAAGAATTAAAAAGTAAAAAATGAACACAAGGAGGCTACAGCATTGGCTTTAAATTGATGGTACGTTCTTAGGTTGAAAATGGCAGTTATATCTATCAACAGATCCAAAAGAAATATGGCATAAAAGAATTTCTCTCCAAAGATACCCTCTGATTATTCCGTTTACTTTTGTTTTTTGAAAAATATTCCTAGGTGCAAGAAAGACCATAATAATTTGGAAATATAATTAGAAAATAACTTAATTTTTAAATTAAGCAGGTAAAAGAAAATTTAGCTTTCGCCTTACTCGGAACACAAATAAATATGAAAACTGTTCTTATCCTTTTTGATAATAGAATAGATCATTTGATTTAAGCTTACTTACTTCAAAGCTGGGAGACTTTGCGGTGCAAAAGAGATTAAAAAAACGATATTTAAGAATGAAATCTTCAAATATCGGTCTTGTGACCAAGACGAATGTATCTTCAAACACTTTTATCGATGGATTTGGTTTGATCGACCCAAATTAAACAAGAATTGTTTAACCGTAATTTGGCAATTAATTTCGTGAAGTTTTAAAATTTTTTGCAATATAATTTTTTCGGATACACAACAATCAAAATAAATATAGTTGTCTTCGAATGTCTTTCATTGTTGAATGAAGATTTTAATTAATGCCAAGATATTTTTATTTACCGCCCCGTATTTGCTATGCATATAATTTTTTAACTGTAATAAATTACATAAAGCGGCGGATAATTCGCAAGAAGCCAAAATATTGAATATTTACCTCAAGACTTTGAAACAAGATGTTTACTATACACTCTACGAGATATTGAAAAAGGAGAATGGTTAGTTTAAAATTTAAACTGCTTGGAACGGATATAGAACAAAGAATACTAATTCTTATCTTTAAAGAGTTTAATTATAGAGTTGAAATATTGGTTGGTCAAAATTTGCGCACAGAATATTTGAAGCGTTACAAAACATCATTAAACCGTATACAGGAATTCATTTTTTGGAATATTTCAGAGGAATCGGCAGTTGTATCCTTGAATTGTTTCATCTTAAGCAAGGAATGGCCAACTCGGTCTATCAAATCTTCCATAATAGCAATTCTATCATGTATATCTTCAAGGATATTTAATAAAGCTTCGCGATACTCAGATTCAAAATGTTCAAAATTTTGTCAGATCAAGGAATATCAGAAATATGTACAATTCTCATTTCCGGTTAATTCGGTCTGTATGGTTTTTAGACTTTATTAGCTCACCTTATTAGCTTTGATTAATATAGAAAATTTTTACCTTATTGTCCGTAGTAGAATACCACTATTATCTATTTAAGATTTGCTGAAGATTGCTTGATGTTGCTACTTGTAATTATAATGCATCAACTATCTTGATAATATTCAAATTATCTCTTAGCTAATTTACAGCTAATAATTATTTAGTGCTTAGCTGAATTATTCTATAACTTAATAATAAATATAAATTGAATTAAAAGGTTAACAATAAAAACTATCAACATATTTCTTTTTTTTATAGATTAGCGGTCGAAAATTATTAACCTGTGAAAGAATAATTGAAATTTATATTTGATCTTCATTAAGATCACGAATCGGAAGATTTATTGTCAGAATCAAAAATCACTATTTTCATAATACGACGTCTTTTGTCGTTATCCCGATTTACTTTTACAAAAAATTATTGTCGTTGATTCTATTGACTCAACAAGCTAACTATGAAAAAACATTTATTATGGATGTCATTATTAGGGATGACATTTCAATTGCAAGGACAGGAGGTCCTATGGCAAAAAGATATTAAATCGTCCACGCAGGATTTTCTAAACCAGGTTACAACAACCATAGATCAACAGTACTTAATCTCTGGCAGTTCCATTCAATCTTCTAAGCTTGTGGCAGGAAACAGGCAGAACAACGGCTATGATTTCCATTTGGTCAAATTAAACCAGCAGGGAGAAGAGGTATGGGAAAAATATTTTGCAGGAAACAATCATGACTATCTATCAGCTATTGTGGCGACTCAGGAAGGCGGATTTTTAATGGCCGGAACATCCTATTCGGGGAAAGGTTTGGACAAAAAAGACATCTCAAGGGGAGGTTCGGATATGTGGCTTATAAGATTGAATGAATTCGGAGATGAATTATGGCAGCGGACAGTTGGGTCTTCTTCAGATGAAGAAGCCAGGGCAGTTGTTCAAACTATAGACCTGGGATTCTTTGTAGCCGGAAATGTTCAAAATTCGCCCAAAGGATATGGTTCTAAAGATATTTTAATTATTAAGCTTGATAAAGACGGAAAAGAGCAGTCACAAGTTATTCTAGGAGGTAAGGGTTTGGACGAAGTAGAAAAGATGATCCCTACCAGAGATGGTGGTGCCTTACTGGGAATCTATTCCCGAAGTCCGGTAGGAGGAACAAAAAAAAACGAAAATTATGGTGAAGGTGACTACTGGGTCATTAAGATGGACAAAAGTGGAAAAGTAGAATGGGAAAAGAATTTCGGAGGAAAAGATGATGACCATATCAGAACCCTGGCCTTAACTTTAAATGGATTTGTCATTGGTGGAGAATCCAGATCCGAAAGAACAGGCAATAAAACGGTTGGTCTGGAAGAAGGCACAGACCTCTGGCTAATTGCTTTGAATGAAAGAGGAGAGGAGCAATGGCAGAAATCCTTCAGTTTTAAAAACCGTGATGTACTGATGGGAATGAGCGTCATTCATTCAGCAGACGATAAATCGTCGAAAGGAATTTTATTAGGTGGTTATACTCAAGCTGAAGGGAGAATAGAAACCGATGATGAGACCTTCTGGATGTTATATTTAGATGGCAACGGCAATGAACAGTGGCGAAAACATGTCAAAGGAGAATCCAGAAAGAAAGAAGAAAGACTTTCAGATCTGAAACTCAACAAGGACGGTTCCATTGTTCTTGCCGGAACCAGTGCAGAGGAACTGGGAAAAGAGAATTGGAAGATTGTCAAGTTGAGGGATAAGCAGGTGAATGACCTGATTGAAAAATATGACATTAAAATTTACCCAAATCCGGTCACAGATTATGCTTATGTAGAAATCGGCTTTGATTTTAAAGATGCTGATATTCTACTGTATGACATGAGCGGAAGACAACTTCAAAACTTGAAAACAAAGAACCGAGTGACTAAAATCAATACCCAGGCTTTGGTCCAGGGAGCATATCTATTAACAATTAAAACAGATGCCAACAAAACAGCGAATGCTAAGCTGATAAAAAAATAAAACTAATTTCATGAAAAAAAGTACCATAGCTATAATTCTATTATTAGCTACTTTAAATAATGCCTTTGGACAAACATCAGTTGATCAGTATGATCCCGGCGTTAAAAGTGTTCCAACTTCTCCTGAAGTCGCATTGTTAGGCAGGTTTGGAGATGTTCCAGTAGGATATTACACAGGAACTGCGGAAGTTTCAATACCTCTTTACACTCTAAAGGTAGATCATATCGAAATTCCATTAACACTAAGCTATCACACTTCAGGTATTAAAGTTGCAGATGAAGCAACCTGGGCTGGTTTAGGCTGGAATTTCATGCCGGAAGGAACTATTGTACAGGAAATAAGGGGATTTGAAGATTTCATAACAGGAGGTGACGGATTTGCCAGTACATCTGGCTATAATGTTTTCAAAAGCAACTTCCAGACTTTATATTCGGAAACGCCTTTGTACAGACTGCAAAATGGATTTAACGACTATAATCCCTTAGGAATGACAGGTGCACATCCTCTTACTGATGATTCTTTTGATATTATAAACAGGCTAAAAGAGAGAAAGGGTCAACCGGATATTTTCACCTACAATTTTTATGGTTATACGGGTCGATTCTTCTATAATCCGGAAAATAGCAGTGAAATTCTATTTTTAGAAAGTAATGCCGATATTAAATTTTCAAGAAATACCAATGGTTGGATTGCGATTACCAATAAAGGGGATAAATTCTATTTTTATGACGTTGAACAATCAAAGACTGACCAGACATCATATACCGATTTAGGATATACGTTTAAAGTTTCAAAGATTGAACTCACCAGCGGTAAGACTATCAATTTCACTTATCAGGATGAAAGTACTTATCAGCAATACCCTACACAAGTTGTTCATTTAACAAATTTTACAACGAGCCCTAGTTTAAACGTTAGTTCTAATGCCGTTATTAATGATAAAAAAACCTTGATCGGGATAGAAACTGAAGATACTAAAATACAGTTTAATTTAGATAACAGAGAAGATATTCGTCCACACTTCACCGGAACGCCGATTAAAAAGCTGAGTTCTATTGATATTCTACCAAAATATGGCAATAAAAAAATCAAAAGTTTTGTGTTTAGTCAGAATTATTTTCCATTTAATTCCGTTAACAATACACCAGAAGAAGGCTACATTAACAAAAGGCTTCGTTTAAATTCTGTTCAGGAAATCACCTACAATCAGTCAGGGGGGCAAGTTTATACTCCTGCATATACTTTCCAATATAATACTGCGCGTATTATGCCAGGAAAAATGGCAGGTGGAGATTTTTATGGTTATAATAATGGTTCGACCAGTACAGGACTGCTTCCCAATCTTACTTATTTTGATTATTATAAGCAAAGTCCTTATCGAAACGTTGGATTGACACCTTCGTCTTATGCCAGTACTATGAGGTACACTGATCCTAGCTATGTAAACACAAATATTCTTGAGAAAATTTTATATCCTACGGGAGCACGTACAGAATTTGGATATGAATCCAATACTTTTACCAATCAATTTATTCCGACTTACGCACAATTGGATGATGGTAAGCGAAGCCAAACCATAAACCATAGAGGAGAAGAACCTGGCGGGCTTACCTATAATAAAGGAGTTCCGTTTAAATTAACAGGTGCCAATAAGACAATCAAATTTTACAATACAATATATGATGGTTATATGGGACCTTTATTTCCGGAAACTTACTATGGCTGGAATGAGATGATAAAATGTAAAATAGAACTTCGTAAAAGAAAAACTGTTAATGGCCAACAGGTTGAAACTCTTATTAAAGATTGGGGAGTTACTATGCCTGGTGTTTTCGATCAAACCCATCAACTAACCTGGAACGAAGAATTTACGGTGTCTGATGATTCAGATCCTACTACTGAATATTACATTTATGTACAAAATGGTATTAATTACCGTAGTACTGATCTTTCGCATAGAGCTATCGTTTCATGTAATTTGGAATATAAAGTTGATCCTCAGATAGACACTTCCTTGTCTTATGGAAATGGACTACGGGTAAAGTCTATAAAGAATTATGAAGCGGATAAGCTGCTATCTCATAAAGAATACAGTTATAGTGGAGGGAAATTAATTTATAAATTTCAACCCCTTAATGTTATAAGCGGTGCGACGCATAAATCCCAGCTTTCTACTATCACAGGAGGATGTCCTAGTGAGAGCATCTCTATTTTTAATGATTTATCCCTAAATTCAAGTGACTTCGGAATAGGAGGAAATAAGCCTTTTGGTTACAGTGAGGTGACAGAGAAAGATATCAGTATTAATGACGGAACAGCAAAAGGATCCACAAAATATTATTTTGAGAACAAGGAAGGTGTTTATTTCAAAGGGTTGCCGAAAGTAGATGTACCATCTAACGGAGAAAATACATTGATAGAAAGATTTGATCAAAACCAAAATAAAGTTTCTTCCACATTAAACGTCTATGATAATTTACCAAATACCTATGGAATTTATCCATCATTCAGTCTTGTAAAGACATCCACAGGTCCCTATGATCCTGATGCTAATTATTATCCTTTTGCTTTATCCGGCTGTCCCACAATTGGATTATCTTACACCGGTCACACGTCTTCAAATCCTCTGCCGGTAAAAAAATATCAATTCTATTTTACCCCCCTTATTACCGGAAAAAGAAGGCTGAAAATGACTACGGAAAGCTCTTATTTTGGAAATTCATCTTTATATAAAAAGACAGAATTATCTTATACGGCTGCTGGTGATCTGGATATAAGTAAGCAAACAACATCTGATGGTAAGATTATCAGTACCAATTATGATTATGCAAATGATTTGGGTAACACTCGTTTGATCAATAAGAACATGACTGGAATTCCGTTGTCTTCAAAAGTTATTTCCGATAATAAAACATTAAGTTTTACACAAACCAAATATGATAGTCAGGACCACTATCTACCAACCTCTGCCCAGTCATATGATATTACAGCTGGTACTTGGAGTAATGATGTTAAATATGATAAATATGATGAAAAAGGGAATCTGCTGCAATATACCACAAAAGGCGGAGTCCCGGTTTCTTTGGTATGGGGTTATAGTAAAATATATCCTATTGTGAAAGTTGAGGGTATCACATATGACCAACTTCAAGGGAGTGCTCCTTCACAGTTTGCTGATATTCTTTTAGCCTCTGAAAAAGATGCTAATCCTGCTTTGTATAATTTACAACCGGAAGAAGCAGAGGCTCAGCTTGTGAGCAAACTTGATGCATTTCGTACGTATTTCAGACTGGCAAGCTACTACATCAGCACTT is a genomic window of Chryseobacterium nakagawai containing:
- a CDS encoding T9SS type A sorting domain-containing protein; amino-acid sequence: MKKHLLWMSLLGMTFQLQGQEVLWQKDIKSSTQDFLNQVTTTIDQQYLISGSSIQSSKLVAGNRQNNGYDFHLVKLNQQGEEVWEKYFAGNNHDYLSAIVATQEGGFLMAGTSYSGKGLDKKDISRGGSDMWLIRLNEFGDELWQRTVGSSSDEEARAVVQTIDLGFFVAGNVQNSPKGYGSKDILIIKLDKDGKEQSQVILGGKGLDEVEKMIPTRDGGALLGIYSRSPVGGTKKNENYGEGDYWVIKMDKSGKVEWEKNFGGKDDDHIRTLALTLNGFVIGGESRSERTGNKTVGLEEGTDLWLIALNERGEEQWQKSFSFKNRDVLMGMSVIHSADDKSSKGILLGGYTQAEGRIETDDETFWMLYLDGNGNEQWRKHVKGESRKKEERLSDLKLNKDGSIVLAGTSAEELGKENWKIVKLRDKQVNDLIEKYDIKIYPNPVTDYAYVEIGFDFKDADILLYDMSGRQLQNLKTKNRVTKINTQALVQGAYLLTIKTDANKTANAKLIKK
- a CDS encoding cupin domain-containing protein, with amino-acid sequence MDNNETATLVEIGLDSSPVLNMDGVYTCVKDVDSRFVFCNENFAKLVGSSVSDIIGKIDDRAQHVKDDEAVRKSGVPLLNHREVIELPNGSQQPILTQKGLWRCSINEFEILGTTVNFSLQKTKEAWINDLGLKLVDRVGYFGIDHTHEADKDNTYSLNFILIDNHPKLKLHKLTMDEQWFFHDGSALQIYIFDLEKKTATVKVIGRNTNKGERLQAIAPKNTWFGAKVINEDFNLSSCSLAPGFHEECSTSLPVDDKERKTFLDHLKQVFPEYIAIIDELS
- a CDS encoding universal stress protein, coding for MKTILVPIDFTSTTENAVKVAAEWAKNYNYQNIILLKIAGESEFDYLHIAEGHSFVNEESVNSLLERTELRFDQLSKIAAEISPEVKVSRLLSDWALTRSINEVLKNQPSIEMIILGSDDSTSSNESFVSDNIISIARTSPVKTLIVPNSYQYNSVNNIVIPCDVNGIKKLERLFQHKSIIQKQDLHLSFLNINTKEKTEINPDKKQELEDYIHQHLTEIPSSIYYSYDENVINGILAFTNSNHTDLIIALPGRHSFLYYMANRSISEGLYQNTHLPVLILK
- a CDS encoding MarR family winged helix-turn-helix transcriptional regulator; translated protein: MSENQNNLSEIALELGWAMTEMKSRLRQKIQACVNEYDPDLSVELVEILGLLSRNNGINQQEIANKVSKDKSSITYLINALVKRELVERIAYKNDRRNKQIFLTSKGKNLVEKVYPWALELYKKAAGDLHEDEINKALFLVKKMTANLE